A window from Mya arenaria isolate MELC-2E11 chromosome 9, ASM2691426v1 encodes these proteins:
- the LOC128246158 gene encoding uncharacterized protein LOC128246158, translating to MWSPTKYSYICENHFTGDDYHSETYSGVERQKKALRKTAVPSVFSWTCQDTLQKKRARKDRCLSRDARKRKLFHDISNISEEPQPEFIAQKLEIVSDDLDVGAVEEVIPMDTETVSEVETDVQGIPSYVDAVVQTPKQPAFSIYNFEHDSAAVHFYTGLENYLKFMFVLSTLGPAAYHLNYIYHSVISVTVPDQFLIVLMKLRRHTTSFELSRMFSVAESVISNIFITWVLFMEKQWRELNIWPSQELVKHFAPSSFKRNYPNTRVIVDGTECPIKKPKNPTAQQATFSTYKNRNTVKVLIGTSPGGLVSYVSPSYGGSTSDRQIVERSSLAKMCDKKDSIMADKGFNVQDIFAPHDVFINIPTFFKKKNRMSNETVIRDRKIASKRVHVERIIGLAKTYKILTEPMIATETKLSSEIIFVCFMLCNFRNGIVPSYA from the exons ATGTGGTCACCTACGAAGTACTCGTATATCTGTGAGAATCATTTCACGGGAGATGATTACCACTCTGAGACGTATTCTG gGGTTGAACGACAGAAAAAGGCTCTCCGAAAAACCGCCGTTCCAAGTGTGTTTTCTTGGACATGCCAAGACACATTGCAGAAGAAGAGGGCACGCAAGGACAGATGTCTCTCTCGAGATGCTAGAAAGAGGAAGCTATTCCACGACATTTCGAATATCAGTGAAGAGCCACAGCCAGAGTTTATTGCTCAGAAGTTAGAAATTGTTTCAGATGATTTGGATGTTGGGGCAGTTGAGGAAGTAATTCCAATGGACACTGAAACTGTATCTGAAGTTGAAACTGATGTGCAAGGGATACCTTCATATGTAGATGCTGTGGTTCAGACACCAAAACAACCagcattttctatttataactTTGAACATGATTCAGCAGCAGTTCATTTTTATACTGGacttgaaaattatttgaaatttatgtttgttttgagtACACTTGGACCAGCAGCATATCATCTGAACTATATATATCACTCTGTTATTAGTGTGACTGTGCCTGACcaatttttaattgtgttaatgaAACTTAGGCGACACACAACAAGCTTTGAACTGTCTAGAATGTTCAGTGTTGCTGAAAGTgtaatttcaaacatattcattacatgGGTTCTCTTCATGGAGAAACAGTGGAGGGAACTCAACATCTGGCCGAGCCAAGAACTTGTTAAGCACTTTGCTCCAAGCAGTTTCAAAAGAAACTACCCAAACACACGTGTTATAGTAGATGGAACAGAATGTCCAATTAAAAAACCTAAAAACCCAACCGCCCAGCAAGCCactttttcaacatataaaaaCAGGAACACTGTCAAAGTACTGATAGGAACTTCACCAGGGGGTTTGGTTTCATATGTGTCACCTTCATACGGAGGCTCAACAAGTGACAGGCAGATTGTGGAGCGTAGCTCATTAGCTAAGATGTGCGATAAAAAAGACAGTATTATGGCCGACAAAGGTTTTAATGTACAGGACATTTTTGCGCCGCATGATGTATTTATTAACATTCCAACattctttaagaaaaaaaatagaatgtcCAATGAAACTGTGATAAGAGATCGGAAAATTGCAAGTAAACGGGTGCATGTAGAGAGGATTATTGGACTGGCGAAAACATACAAGATACTGACAGAGCCAATGATAGCAACAGAAACCAAACTCTCATCTGAAAtaatttttgtgtgttttatgctGTGTAATTTTAGAAATGGCATTGTGCCCTCATATGCCTGA